The Streptomyces laurentii genome contains a region encoding:
- a CDS encoding RNA methyltransferase, trmH family, group 1 (identified by MetaGeneAnnotator; putative;~sequence version:1) — protein sequence MTYYGDWEKQQAYEEGRRDERRRIKGAIDGDDGDGCCGLIVLAVIIYFIAKACSG from the coding sequence GTGACCTACTACGGCGACTGGGAAAAGCAACAGGCGTATGAGGAGGGCCGTCGTGACGAGCGCAGAAGGATCAAAGGCGCGATCGACGGCGACGACGGCGACGGATGCTGCGGGCTGATCGTGCTCGCCGTGATCATCTACTTCATCGCCAAGGCCTGTTCGGGCTGA
- a CDS encoding hypothetical protein (identified by MetaGeneAnnotator; putative;~predicted protein [Streptomyces albus J1074]), whose protein sequence is MAEETHNSVSGQADVVVQAGRIGELHQHIHTGAPAEHPVPQQLPPELAHFENRHDEQEGIRCALDEGPRRAGPLAVVLTGIAGIGKTALGFHVARGLADRYPDGVLSLDLDDLRRDGAVDVADAVGGLLTGLGVRPEWLERSLAARTRQLWTRTRDKRLIVVVDNARYGSEILPLLPASPHSLVIVTSQGPLYDLDGTASVEIAVPPLAADDAVRLLAAIVDDPRLTAEPDAAAELVHGCGGLPAALTVAGQWVRKYRRKSLSRLVVELTGELRAKGIPMVEAVWDASYAGLGPRAARLYRLLPQYPAPLIEAEPVAALLGQDLDDALDALEELESAGLLEGRDEGFRVHDLVRGHAERRARQDADDARDPVAARTALIRWFRRQAARADLLAAGPRMTLAEPPAPAADDAEDAATAGPDVDFADKAAALTWLDEHRTALYGCVRTAFASGLDEDAWALCESLWTHFLDHPHYADVIDAFRTGVAAADRSEHLGARIRMRCQLARPLWEQGRYDEAAEQLERALSASALLGTENAERKLRASTLEFRGLLAAEAGDWAAAVADFEASRAIHAEIGNGYGVLLQTYLLGKTALRRGDHEAAVRLLGEAHAAAREQRRERLSSRAGFELGRALRRAGRTVEAEPLMAEALAAARRRGSGTDEKRILEELAALMAESGRPAEAEEYGAAARRLAEEAGALPADGRGA, encoded by the coding sequence ATGGCCGAGGAGACCCACAACAGTGTGAGCGGGCAGGCGGACGTCGTCGTCCAGGCCGGCCGCATCGGGGAACTGCACCAGCACATCCACACCGGGGCACCGGCCGAGCACCCGGTCCCCCAGCAGCTGCCGCCGGAGCTCGCCCACTTCGAGAACCGGCACGACGAGCAGGAAGGCATCCGGTGCGCCCTCGACGAGGGCCCCCGCCGGGCCGGACCGCTCGCCGTCGTCCTGACCGGGATCGCCGGCATCGGCAAGACGGCCCTCGGCTTCCACGTGGCGCGCGGTCTCGCCGACCGCTACCCGGACGGGGTGCTCTCCCTCGACCTCGACGACCTGCGCCGGGACGGCGCCGTCGACGTGGCCGACGCCGTCGGCGGCCTGCTCACCGGCTTGGGCGTGCGTCCCGAGTGGCTGGAGCGGTCGCTCGCCGCCCGCACGCGTCAGCTGTGGACCCGGACCAGGGACAAGCGGCTCATCGTCGTCGTCGACAACGCCCGCTACGGCAGCGAGATCCTGCCGCTGCTCCCGGCGTCGCCCCACAGCCTGGTCATCGTCACCAGCCAGGGACCCCTGTACGACCTCGACGGCACGGCGTCGGTCGAGATCGCGGTGCCGCCGCTGGCCGCCGACGACGCCGTACGGCTGCTCGCCGCCATCGTCGACGACCCCCGGCTCACCGCCGAGCCGGACGCCGCCGCCGAACTGGTCCACGGCTGCGGCGGACTGCCCGCCGCGCTCACCGTGGCCGGCCAGTGGGTGCGCAAGTACCGCAGGAAGAGCCTGTCCCGGCTGGTCGTCGAGCTGACCGGGGAACTCCGCGCGAAGGGCATCCCCATGGTCGAGGCGGTCTGGGACGCGTCCTACGCCGGCCTCGGCCCGCGGGCCGCCCGTCTGTACCGGCTGCTGCCCCAGTACCCGGCGCCGCTCATCGAGGCCGAGCCGGTCGCCGCCCTCCTCGGCCAGGACCTGGACGACGCCCTCGATGCCCTGGAGGAACTGGAGTCGGCGGGCCTCCTGGAGGGCCGCGACGAGGGCTTCCGCGTGCACGACCTGGTACGCGGCCACGCCGAACGGCGTGCCCGGCAGGACGCGGACGACGCACGCGACCCGGTGGCCGCCCGTACCGCGCTCATCCGGTGGTTCCGGCGCCAGGCCGCCCGCGCCGACCTGCTCGCGGCCGGCCCCCGGATGACCCTCGCCGAGCCGCCCGCCCCAGCCGCAGACGACGCTGAAGACGCCGCCACCGCCGGCCCCGACGTGGACTTCGCCGACAAGGCGGCGGCACTGACCTGGCTCGACGAGCACCGGACGGCGCTCTACGGCTGCGTCCGGACGGCGTTCGCGTCGGGACTCGACGAGGACGCCTGGGCGCTGTGCGAGTCGCTGTGGACCCACTTCCTCGACCACCCCCACTACGCGGACGTGATCGACGCCTTCCGGACCGGGGTGGCCGCCGCCGACCGGTCCGAGCACCTGGGCGCCCGGATCCGGATGCGCTGCCAGCTCGCCCGCCCCCTGTGGGAACAGGGACGTTACGACGAGGCGGCCGAACAGCTGGAACGGGCGCTGTCCGCCTCCGCACTCCTCGGCACGGAGAACGCGGAGCGCAAACTGCGGGCCTCCACCCTGGAGTTCCGCGGTCTGCTCGCCGCCGAGGCCGGCGACTGGGCGGCCGCCGTCGCCGACTTCGAGGCCTCGCGCGCGATCCACGCCGAGATCGGCAACGGCTACGGCGTCCTGCTGCAGACCTACCTGCTCGGCAAGACCGCCCTGCGCCGCGGCGACCACGAGGCCGCCGTACGGCTGTTGGGCGAGGCCCACGCGGCGGCCCGCGAACAGCGGCGGGAGCGGCTGAGCTCCCGGGCCGGTTTCGAACTCGGCCGCGCGCTGCGCCGCGCCGGCCGCACGGTGGAGGCGGAGCCCCTGATGGCCGAGGCCCTCGCCGCCGCCCGCCGCCGGGGCTCCGGGACCGACGAGAAGCGGATCCTGGAGGAACTGGCCGCGCTCATGGCCGAGTCGGGCCGGCCGGCGGAAGCGGAGGAGTACGGCGCGGCCGCGCGGCGACTGGCCGAGGAAGCCGGTGCGCTGCCCGCCGACGGCCGGGGCGCGTAG
- a CDS encoding hypothetical protein (Helix-turn-helix XRE-family like proteins. Prokaryotic DNA binding proteins belonging to the xenobiotic response element family of transcriptional regulators; cd00093;~identified by MetaGeneAnnotator; putative;~non-specific DNA binding site [nucleotide binding];~salt bridge;~sequence-specific DNA binding site [nucleotide binding];~similarto transcriptional regulator from Streptomyces clavuligerus ATCC 27064;~transcriptional regulator [Streptomyces sp. ZL12]): MSTRSTGDDTTMVMNKPALKALLMERRALIEPEQYGLARPTGQGRRAQGLSQQQVDELTARALHTYGRLETGRYPHPPVDYLRQVARLFRLNEQEWTSLCRYAGIGDPPAPLSTVSGLEVPGVWQEVVDGIAHMAYLTDASWNLLAFNEPLAAFFAGRRIPGNMMRWILLDPDGRETLLDWDTAWAPAVLPQLRAALAVRPDDETLLRIACEAARDPDLRPLWEAGGAAVHPDGDERPVRHPRHGPGYFTICAAQPMTAPGSRLVILIFRTEARKPHDRIPMLRARAVP; encoded by the coding sequence GTGTCCACACGCTCCACGGGGGACGACACGACCATGGTCATGAACAAGCCCGCGCTGAAGGCGCTCCTGATGGAACGCCGGGCGCTGATCGAGCCCGAGCAGTACGGGCTCGCCCGCCCGACCGGGCAGGGCCGCCGCGCCCAGGGCCTGTCCCAGCAGCAGGTCGACGAGCTGACGGCGCGGGCGCTGCACACGTACGGGAGGCTGGAGACCGGCCGCTACCCCCACCCGCCGGTCGACTACCTCCGTCAGGTCGCCCGTCTGTTCCGGCTCAACGAGCAGGAGTGGACCAGCCTGTGCCGGTACGCCGGCATCGGCGACCCGCCCGCCCCGCTCAGCACGGTGTCCGGCCTGGAGGTCCCCGGGGTGTGGCAGGAGGTGGTCGACGGCATCGCGCACATGGCGTACCTGACCGACGCGTCCTGGAACCTGCTCGCCTTCAACGAGCCCCTGGCCGCCTTTTTCGCCGGCCGCCGGATCCCGGGGAACATGATGCGGTGGATCCTCCTCGACCCGGACGGGCGGGAGACACTGCTGGACTGGGACACCGCCTGGGCGCCCGCCGTCCTGCCGCAACTGCGGGCCGCGCTCGCCGTACGGCCCGACGACGAGACGCTGCTCCGCATCGCCTGCGAGGCGGCGCGCGATCCCGACCTGAGGCCGCTGTGGGAGGCAGGCGGTGCCGCCGTCCACCCCGACGGTGACGAACGCCCGGTCCGGCACCCGCGGCACGGGCCGGGGTACTTCACCATCTGCGCCGCCCAGCCGATGACCGCGCCCGGCTCCCGGCTGGTGATCCTCATCTTCCGTACGGAGGCCAGGAAGCCCCACGACAGGATCCCCATGCTCCGGGCGCGCGCCGTCCCCTGA
- a CDS encoding ABC transporter permease (ABC transporter permease [Streptomyces bingchenggensis BCW-1];~ABC-2 family transporter protein; pfam12730;~identified by MetaGeneAnnotator; putative), whose translation MTATTPTRTNAGTGTMLDTSREPGVHRVPLTRVYRFELVKVVSQWRTRLLLLVCWIVPGLFVAAVSQQSTLPTDTLFGRWMHATGWAGPLVMLGFAGIWALPLLTSVVAGDVFASEDRLGTWRHLLVAVRSPRRIFAAKALASLTVILLLVAGLAVSGTVGGLVTVGHRPLVGLDGRLLTAGDAAGRVALAWLCALAPTLALAAIGLLGSVVLGRSPMGLLLPALVALATQLAQMLPLPVAARLALPGYAFTAWNGLFTGPAQTGPLVIGVLVGLVWAVTATALAYLLLLRRDFTSLADDGPGRRAVTVGVLPLAGLLAVTVLAVQTATGATGSGIEQDKVQRSVAAAFAHLYRLQTEQLNRPDVTEAQLKTSATCDKGSTRADPEGPGNDWRCVVSWHLPGVEAVGTAVYQLDVTADGRFVADGDGPKEVNGYFLVRTPAGDAPNPLWQFDGTVELLPTTPKG comes from the coding sequence ATGACCGCGACCACCCCCACCCGCACGAACGCCGGCACGGGCACCATGCTCGACACCTCGCGCGAGCCGGGTGTCCACCGCGTCCCGCTCACTCGCGTCTACCGCTTCGAACTGGTGAAGGTCGTCTCGCAGTGGCGGACCCGGCTGCTGCTTCTCGTCTGCTGGATCGTGCCGGGCCTGTTCGTCGCCGCGGTGAGCCAGCAGAGCACGCTGCCCACGGACACCCTGTTCGGCCGCTGGATGCACGCGACGGGGTGGGCCGGACCACTGGTGATGCTCGGCTTCGCGGGCATCTGGGCGCTCCCGCTGCTCACGTCGGTGGTCGCCGGGGACGTCTTCGCGTCCGAGGACCGGCTCGGCACCTGGCGTCATCTGCTGGTGGCGGTCCGCTCGCCCCGGCGGATCTTCGCGGCGAAGGCGCTGGCCAGCCTCACCGTCATCCTGCTCCTGGTGGCGGGGCTGGCCGTGTCCGGCACGGTCGGCGGGCTCGTGACGGTCGGTCACCGGCCGCTGGTCGGCCTCGACGGCCGGCTCCTGACGGCGGGGGACGCGGCCGGCCGGGTCGCGCTGGCCTGGCTCTGCGCCCTGGCCCCCACACTGGCCCTCGCCGCGATCGGCCTGCTCGGGTCGGTCGTCCTCGGGCGGTCCCCGATGGGGCTGCTGCTGCCCGCGCTCGTCGCGCTCGCGACGCAGCTCGCCCAGATGCTGCCGCTGCCCGTCGCGGCGCGCCTCGCGCTGCCCGGGTACGCCTTCACCGCCTGGAACGGGCTGTTCACCGGCCCGGCGCAGACCGGCCCGCTCGTGATCGGCGTCCTGGTCGGCCTGGTGTGGGCCGTGACGGCGACCGCCCTGGCGTATCTCCTCTTACTGCGGCGCGACTTCACCAGTCTGGCCGACGACGGACCGGGCCGACGTGCCGTCACCGTCGGAGTCCTGCCGCTCGCCGGGCTGCTCGCCGTGACGGTCCTGGCCGTCCAGACGGCGACGGGCGCGACCGGCTCCGGGATCGAGCAGGACAAGGTGCAGCGCTCCGTCGCCGCCGCGTTCGCCCACCTCTACCGCCTGCAGACCGAGCAGCTCAACCGTCCCGACGTCACCGAGGCGCAGCTCAAGACCTCGGCGACATGCGACAAGGGCAGCACCCGGGCCGACCCCGAGGGGCCGGGCAACGACTGGCGCTGCGTCGTCTCCTGGCATCTGCCCGGCGTCGAGGCCGTCGGGACGGCCGTCTACCAGCTCGACGTCACCGCGGACGGACGGTTCGTGGCCGACGGCGACGGACCGAAGGAAGTGAACGGCTACTTCCTGGTGCGGACCCCGGCCGGGGACGCGCCGAACCCGCTCTGGCAGTTCGACGGCACCGTCGAACTGCTTCCCACAACCCCGAAGGGATGA
- a CDS encoding hypothetical protein (identified by MetaGeneAnnotator; putative;~sequence version:1), translated as MPPLITGLILLVALAILRGLGRLFSSNHRCKGRNNGADYNTPGDAIASRLAHIGEDLYRWTGKAAVVPLGGMCVWAAVAFTVGRRG; from the coding sequence TTGCCGCCGCTCATCACCGGCCTGATCCTTCTCGTCGCCCTCGCGATACTCCGCGGCCTTGGCCGGCTCTTCTCCTCCAATCACCGCTGCAAGGGCAGGAACAACGGAGCGGACTACAACACGCCGGGCGACGCGATCGCCTCCCGGCTCGCGCACATCGGCGAGGACCTGTACCGCTGGACCGGAAAGGCGGCAGTCGTGCCCCTTGGCGGCATGTGCGTCTGGGCAGCTGTCGCCTTCACGGTCGGCCGCCGGGGTTGA
- a CDS encoding multidrug ABC transporter ATPase (ABC transporter signature motif;~ABC-type multidrug transport system, ATPase component [Defense mechanisms]; COG1131;~ATP binding site [chemical binding];~D-loop;~H-loop/switch region;~P-loop containing Nucleoside Triphosphate Hydrolases; cl09099;~Q-loop/lid;~Walker A/P-loop;~Walker B;~identified by MetaGeneAnnotator; putative;~multidrug ABC transporter ATPase [Amycolatopsis mediterranei U32]) — protein sequence MDALLAIRARGITKCFGDVVALDGIDLEVAQGRIHGLVGPNGAGKTTLLGLLLGLAVPDGGRLEILGTPVEWALATPDGVAGFVDGPGLYPSLTARQNLAALAALRGRDARTAGIDEVLDEVGLTEVADDRTRGFSLGMRQRLGLAAALLTRPRLLVLDEPSNGLDPAGKQHVNGVLTRLAAQGSSIVLSSHRMDDLEALCSEVTIIATGRVVFSGPLGKLAADDRALDYRLRTSDPVAARRLAEGTDGVRIDDGAGARPDGANTLVVRARVPALDDLVERLVRAGIALRELAPVVSPLEAAFLALTGQPREQPSQERTQEAGR from the coding sequence ATGGACGCACTCCTCGCGATCCGAGCACGCGGGATCACCAAGTGTTTCGGCGACGTCGTCGCACTCGACGGCATCGATCTGGAGGTGGCGCAGGGGCGGATCCACGGACTCGTCGGGCCCAACGGCGCGGGCAAGACCACCTTGCTCGGGCTTCTGCTGGGCCTCGCGGTCCCCGACGGCGGCCGGCTGGAGATCCTGGGGACGCCGGTCGAATGGGCGCTCGCGACCCCCGACGGTGTCGCCGGTTTCGTCGACGGCCCGGGGCTCTACCCCTCGCTCACCGCCCGGCAGAACCTCGCGGCGCTGGCCGCGCTGCGCGGCCGTGACGCGCGGACGGCGGGGATCGACGAGGTGCTCGACGAGGTCGGGCTCACCGAGGTCGCCGACGACCGGACCCGCGGCTTCTCCCTCGGCATGCGTCAGCGGCTCGGGCTGGCCGCCGCCCTGCTCACCAGGCCCCGGCTGCTCGTCCTCGACGAACCGTCCAACGGCCTCGACCCGGCCGGCAAGCAGCATGTGAACGGCGTCCTGACCCGGCTCGCGGCGCAGGGCAGCAGCATCGTGCTGTCGAGCCACCGCATGGACGACCTGGAGGCGTTGTGCTCCGAGGTCACCATCATCGCCACCGGCCGGGTCGTCTTCTCCGGCCCGCTGGGCAAGCTCGCCGCCGACGACCGCGCACTCGACTACCGGCTGCGGACCTCCGATCCGGTGGCCGCGCGCCGGCTGGCGGAGGGCACGGACGGGGTTCGGATCGACGACGGCGCCGGCGCCCGGCCCGACGGCGCGAACACCCTCGTCGTACGCGCCCGGGTGCCCGCCCTCGACGACCTGGTGGAGCGGCTCGTCCGCGCGGGGATCGCCCTGCGCGAGCTCGCCCCCGTGGTGTCGCCCCTCGAAGCCGCGTTCCTCGCCCTCACCGGGCAACCGCGGGAACAGCCGTCGCAGGAGCGGACGCAGGAGGCCGGCCGATGA
- a CDS encoding hypothetical protein (identified by MetaGeneAnnotator; putative;~sequence version:1) — protein MNKTNWHIRGEWFDVCSCSMPCPCTFAQAPTDGACLFTLVWQVHEGHFGDVRLDGLGVVALGEFAGNMWEKDTDTRMSVMFYIDAKGTPEQRQALEEIFRGNVGGWPGTFGSLIGEVREVRYAPIAFEAAEDLEYWRASVGDQVSVGARALTGPTADPSRRVQLVNAPGAEVGPGQVATWGVVDADHAEGFDFSHRYRGGSSKHFPFDWRPTD, from the coding sequence ATGAACAAGACGAACTGGCACATTCGCGGTGAGTGGTTCGACGTCTGCAGCTGCTCCATGCCCTGCCCCTGCACCTTCGCCCAGGCCCCCACGGACGGGGCCTGCCTGTTCACCCTCGTGTGGCAGGTCCACGAAGGGCACTTCGGGGACGTACGGCTGGACGGCCTGGGAGTGGTGGCGCTGGGCGAGTTCGCCGGCAACATGTGGGAGAAGGACACCGACACCCGCATGAGCGTGATGTTCTACATCGACGCGAAGGGCACGCCGGAACAGCGCCAGGCCCTGGAGGAGATCTTCCGCGGCAACGTGGGCGGCTGGCCGGGCACCTTCGGCTCGCTCATCGGCGAGGTACGCGAGGTGCGGTACGCGCCGATCGCCTTCGAGGCCGCCGAGGACCTGGAGTACTGGCGCGCCTCCGTGGGGGACCAGGTGAGCGTGGGCGCCAGGGCGCTCACCGGCCCCACCGCGGATCCGTCCCGCAGGGTCCAACTGGTCAACGCCCCCGGCGCGGAGGTCGGGCCGGGCCAGGTGGCCACCTGGGGTGTCGTCGACGCGGACCACGCCGAGGGGTTCGACTTCTCCCACCGCTACCGCGGCGGATCGAGCAAGCACTTCCCCTTCGACTGGCGCCCCACCGACTGA
- a CDS encoding hypothetical protein (identified by MetaGeneAnnotator; putative;~predicted protein [Streptomyces albus J1074]), which produces MPHGAPADQPELASARRGRGDLAPQGADRRTDRRTDRGQRVVLVAARSAVALHRLLDALPVFEGDPRVVTRFTLVPGSRFGTEALAALDRAGARTVPWEEARRGTHDLVLAASPKGELRTLSGPRALLPHGAGFNKSLREEGSAALPSGLDPHFLMSGDAPWADLYALAHDADADRLTRHCPSVGPRAAVVGDPTLDRLLVSVPHREAYRDALGTGPRRLVVLVSAWGPESLLERRPGLPGELLARHPHDTYRFALVLHPNAYSETGTFDLARHLAPALSAGLLLPDPYEEWAALLVAADAVVTDHGSTALYAAALGRPVVSAYDGDEELVPDSPMARLLASVPRLAGPDGLEEALRLAGSVDTRAAAGAAFAPRGRGRALERLRRELYRLLDLTPPAYAPRPRPFRCPAPPRTDLPETHAVRAEVTGDQVVLVRFPPETREPVHHLAAEYRTGGERAPQSAAVVWRRAYAGGDGDGARGAYGTRSGRGVQGAHGARGAYGARTAWTAGGWTAHALDEFPGCRTAAAILSADRCLLRHHRAGPLLVHVEPQRSAGRVARPDPVAVVSAVHAWLGATPEPRLPAVLSCAIGPVTVRVRVDAARPADLDAYEL; this is translated from the coding sequence ATGCCGCACGGGGCGCCCGCCGACCAGCCAGAACTCGCCAGCGCGAGGCGGGGACGCGGCGACCTCGCGCCCCAGGGAGCGGACCGGCGTACGGACCGGCGTACGGACCGGGGGCAGCGGGTCGTCCTGGTCGCCGCGCGGTCGGCGGTGGCTCTGCACCGGCTGCTCGACGCCCTGCCCGTCTTCGAGGGCGACCCGCGCGTGGTCACCCGTTTCACCCTGGTGCCCGGGTCCCGTTTCGGCACCGAGGCGCTGGCGGCGCTCGACCGCGCGGGCGCGCGCACGGTTCCGTGGGAGGAGGCCCGCCGCGGCACCCACGACCTGGTGCTTGCCGCGAGCCCCAAGGGCGAACTGCGCACGCTGTCCGGGCCGCGCGCCCTGCTGCCGCACGGGGCCGGCTTCAACAAGTCGCTGCGCGAGGAGGGTTCGGCGGCCCTGCCGTCCGGACTCGACCCGCATTTCCTGATGTCCGGTGACGCGCCCTGGGCGGACCTGTACGCGCTGGCGCACGACGCCGACGCCGACCGGCTCACCCGGCACTGCCCGTCCGTCGGGCCGCGCGCCGCCGTGGTCGGCGACCCGACACTGGACCGGCTGCTCGTCTCCGTCCCGCACCGCGAGGCCTACCGTGACGCGCTCGGCACGGGCCCGCGCCGGCTCGTCGTCCTCGTCTCGGCCTGGGGGCCGGAGTCGCTGCTCGAACGCCGCCCCGGCCTGCCGGGCGAGTTGCTGGCGCGCCACCCCCACGACACCTACCGGTTCGCCCTGGTGCTGCACCCCAACGCGTACAGCGAGACCGGCACGTTCGACCTGGCCCGGCACCTCGCCCCGGCGCTGTCCGCCGGTCTGCTGCTGCCCGATCCGTACGAGGAGTGGGCCGCGCTGCTCGTCGCGGCGGACGCCGTCGTGACCGACCACGGGTCCACCGCCCTGTACGCGGCGGCGCTCGGGCGGCCCGTCGTCAGCGCGTACGACGGTGACGAGGAGCTGGTGCCGGACAGTCCGATGGCGCGGCTGCTCGCGTCCGTGCCGCGGCTGGCCGGGCCGGACGGCCTGGAGGAGGCGCTGCGGCTCGCGGGGTCCGTCGACACCCGTGCGGCCGCGGGCGCCGCCTTCGCTCCCCGGGGGCGAGGGCGCGCGCTGGAGCGCCTGCGGCGGGAGCTGTACCGGCTCCTGGACCTGACTCCGCCGGCGTACGCCCCGCGGCCCCGGCCCTTCCGCTGCCCCGCGCCGCCGCGCACGGATCTGCCGGAGACCCACGCCGTACGGGCCGAGGTGACGGGCGACCAGGTCGTCCTCGTACGCTTCCCGCCGGAGACGCGCGAGCCGGTGCACCATCTCGCGGCCGAGTACCGGACGGGCGGGGAGCGCGCGCCGCAGAGCGCGGCCGTCGTGTGGCGCCGGGCGTACGCCGGTGGTGACGGGGACGGAGCGCGCGGCGCGTACGGGACGCGGAGTGGCCGCGGGGTGCAGGGGGCCCACGGGGCGCGGGGCGCTTACGGGGCGCGCACGGCGTGGACCGCCGGCGGCTGGACGGCGCACGCGCTGGACGAGTTCCCCGGCTGCCGCACGGCCGCCGCGATCCTGTCGGCGGACCGCTGTCTGCTCCGGCACCACCGGGCGGGGCCACTGCTCGTCCACGTGGAACCGCAGCGGTCGGCCGGCCGGGTGGCGCGCCCCGATCCGGTGGCGGTCGTGTCGGCGGTGCACGCCTGGCTCGGCGCCACCCCGGAGCCGCGGTTGCCCGCCGTACTGTCCTGCGCGATCGGACCGGTGACGGTGCGCGTGCGGGTCGACGCGGCGCGGCCGGCCGACCTCGACGCCTACGAGCTCTGA
- a CDS encoding transcriptional regulator, tetR family (identified by MetaGeneAnnotator; putative;~sequence version:1) produces the protein MSRRSADERREELIEAAIRVMIRDGVGRATTRAVVAEAGLPLGAFHYCFRSKEELLQSVIERIMVRASAPAVAAAAADGATAGGASADAVVRTALHAYWERIRQTPDEHLLTYELTQYALRQPGLAELARKQYAHYTEVTRESLEAMARLAGIEWTVPLPVLARHGLGVLDGLTLTWLIDRDDTLARAALDEYASYLVSVTRRDGARGARAE, from the coding sequence ATGAGCCGACGTTCGGCCGACGAACGCCGCGAGGAGCTGATCGAGGCGGCGATCCGGGTCATGATCCGCGACGGCGTCGGCCGGGCGACGACGCGCGCGGTGGTCGCGGAGGCCGGTCTGCCGCTGGGCGCGTTCCACTACTGCTTCCGCTCCAAGGAGGAACTGCTCCAGAGCGTGATCGAGCGGATCATGGTGCGGGCCTCGGCTCCGGCGGTCGCCGCGGCGGCGGCCGACGGTGCGACGGCCGGCGGGGCGTCCGCCGACGCGGTCGTACGGACGGCGCTGCACGCCTACTGGGAGCGGATCCGGCAGACCCCGGACGAGCATCTGCTGACGTACGAGCTGACCCAGTACGCGTTGCGGCAGCCCGGCCTCGCGGAGCTCGCGCGCAAGCAGTACGCCCACTACACGGAGGTCACGCGCGAGTCCCTGGAGGCGATGGCCCGGCTCGCCGGGATCGAGTGGACGGTGCCGCTGCCGGTCCTGGCCCGGCACGGGCTCGGGGTCCTCGACGGTCTGACCCTCACCTGGCTGATCGACCGCGACGACACGCTCGCCCGCGCCGCCCTCGACGAGTACGCCTCCTACCTGGTGTCGGTCACCCGGCGGGACGGCGCCCGGGGCGCGCGAGCGGAGTGA
- a CDS encoding secreted oxidoreductase (Streptomyces killer toxin-like; pfam09076;~identified by MetaGeneAnnotator; putative;~secreted oxidoreductase [Streptomyces bingchenggensis BCW-1]) yields MISKMKRVARSMAMAFAAAATITLTMPAGNAYAIDHVECRGGEDFLKIWSHSGGRESVDCYANRGRTDFGGWWVDKISTGNNDLIYYDANGDSVKIERWHEITFPNRPPKVNSIEIL; encoded by the coding sequence GTGATCTCGAAAATGAAGCGGGTCGCACGCTCCATGGCCATGGCGTTCGCCGCAGCCGCCACGATCACCCTGACCATGCCGGCGGGCAACGCCTACGCGATCGACCATGTGGAATGCCGAGGCGGGGAGGACTTCCTGAAGATCTGGTCGCACAGTGGCGGCAGGGAGAGCGTGGACTGCTACGCGAACCGCGGCAGGACCGACTTCGGCGGGTGGTGGGTCGACAAGATCTCCACCGGAAACAACGATCTGATCTACTACGACGCCAACGGTGATTCGGTGAAGATCGAGCGGTGGCACGAAATCACCTTCCCGAACCGGCCCCCGAAGGTCAATTCCATCGAAATCCTGTGA